One part of the Candidatus Eisenbacteria bacterium genome encodes these proteins:
- a CDS encoding SpoIIE family protein phosphatase, translating into MAARRGAGLSTALHRGGGAERPRGHGGARRARGPRGGHPPAREITWQALLALSGLALILLGLWVHRRRPQPATALFLLLSVLLALIFKPSLQLPPEVPAPLEEWVLQAAQLGFPPLLIHFVMLFPPRAGGPQPSRRRLAAVYLPAVALLLVNGSVATAALAAPGEYHRALEAAQGVAALYFLGALAVASALLLRTYRRVRTTVERNRMRVALWGTLVGLLPPALTTVALMWVPLSAVPWSRYASLSLLLVPAAFADAAVRHRLFDFEVAFKRGLVYSTLAAASLAVYVLLAQVAGRWLSRATHLPDLVWPALSVFAAGLLFAPARARLSTAVDQLFLRGPFDYRAALLRLTHELARVPTVDALMERGFPGLLAALGLKQLAFYHGSAPEALRLRRAVPADADPPAELCVPPDCALAGLDEAAPWDPDTAAWSGLPLESRRALDAMRACALAPLRLDGRLVGLWVLGPRAAGPWYEPADLELLTGLSDQTSRALDRERAQREAETQAHLKRELLVARHLQRMLVPAHTPIYPTLDLASASLPCEEVGGDYFDFMPQGDHRFGFVIADSSGKGVPAALLMAGLQAQFRAEAPRHPSPGELLALLNARVRPEDDPRRYVALFYAQVDVRERRIRYANGGHPPPMLLRASGSVERLNEGGLLLGVSPDAGYPEGELQLERGDLLVFYTDGVVEERSGDDFYGDGRLESALARHRHLRAHRLVDRVIEDVQAFSGAPLGDDVTVVAMKFL; encoded by the coding sequence GTGGCTGCTCGCCGTGGTGCAGGGCTTTCGACAGCCCTACACCGGGGCGGCGGTGCAGAGCGGCCGCGTGGACATGGTGGAGCCCGGCGGGCCCGCGGACCTCGCGGGGGGCACCCCCCGGCGCGCGAGATCACCTGGCAGGCGCTGCTGGCCCTCTCCGGCCTGGCGCTCATCCTGCTGGGCCTGTGGGTCCACCGCCGCAGGCCGCAGCCCGCGACCGCGCTGTTCCTGCTGCTGTCGGTGCTCCTGGCGCTCATCTTCAAGCCCTCCCTGCAGCTGCCCCCCGAGGTGCCCGCCCCCCTGGAGGAGTGGGTGCTGCAGGCGGCGCAGCTGGGCTTCCCGCCCCTGCTGATCCACTTCGTGATGCTCTTCCCGCCGCGCGCCGGCGGGCCGCAACCCTCGAGGCGGCGCCTGGCCGCGGTGTACCTGCCGGCGGTGGCGCTGCTGCTGGTGAACGGCAGCGTGGCCACGGCGGCGCTGGCCGCCCCGGGGGAGTACCACCGGGCGCTGGAGGCGGCCCAGGGGGTGGCGGCGCTCTACTTCCTGGGCGCGCTCGCGGTGGCATCGGCGCTGCTGCTGCGCACCTACCGGCGCGTGCGCACCACGGTGGAGCGCAACCGGATGCGGGTGGCGCTGTGGGGAACGCTGGTGGGCCTGCTGCCGCCGGCTTTGACCACGGTGGCCCTGATGTGGGTGCCGCTGTCGGCGGTGCCTTGGAGCCGCTACGCCTCGCTCTCGCTGTTGCTGGTCCCGGCCGCGTTCGCCGACGCCGCGGTGCGGCACCGGCTCTTCGATTTCGAGGTGGCGTTCAAGCGGGGCCTGGTCTACAGCACGCTGGCCGCCGCCTCGCTGGCGGTGTACGTGCTGCTGGCGCAGGTCGCCGGGCGGTGGCTCTCGCGGGCCACGCACCTGCCGGACCTGGTGTGGCCGGCGCTCTCGGTGTTCGCCGCCGGGCTGCTGTTCGCGCCCGCGCGGGCGCGGCTCTCCACCGCGGTGGACCAGCTCTTCCTGCGCGGCCCATTCGACTACCGCGCGGCGCTGCTGCGCCTCACCCACGAACTGGCCCGCGTGCCCACCGTGGACGCCCTGATGGAGCGGGGCTTCCCGGGCCTGCTGGCGGCGCTGGGGCTCAAGCAGCTGGCCTTCTATCATGGAAGCGCGCCCGAAGCGCTGCGGCTGCGCCGCGCCGTGCCGGCGGACGCCGACCCCCCCGCCGAACTGTGCGTGCCCCCGGACTGCGCGCTGGCCGGCCTGGATGAGGCGGCGCCGTGGGACCCCGACACCGCCGCATGGAGCGGGTTGCCTTTGGAATCCCGGCGCGCGCTCGACGCCATGCGCGCCTGCGCCCTGGCGCCGCTGCGCCTCGATGGGCGGCTGGTGGGGCTGTGGGTGCTGGGACCTCGCGCCGCGGGCCCGTGGTACGAGCCCGCCGATCTCGAGTTGCTCACCGGGCTTTCCGACCAGACGTCGCGCGCGCTGGACCGCGAGAGGGCGCAGCGGGAGGCCGAGACCCAGGCCCACCTCAAGCGCGAGTTGCTGGTGGCCCGGCACCTGCAGCGCATGCTGGTGCCGGCCCACACCCCGATCTACCCCACCTTGGACCTGGCCAGCGCCAGCCTGCCCTGCGAAGAGGTCGGGGGCGACTACTTCGATTTCATGCCGCAGGGCGACCACCGCTTCGGGTTCGTGATCGCCGACAGTTCCGGCAAGGGAGTGCCCGCCGCGCTCCTGATGGCCGGCCTGCAGGCCCAGTTCCGCGCCGAGGCGCCGCGCCATCCCAGCCCCGGGGAGCTGCTGGCCCTGCTCAACGCCCGGGTGCGCCCGGAGGACGATCCCCGCAGGTACGTGGCCCTCTTCTACGCGCAGGTGGACGTGCGCGAGCGGCGCATCCGCTACGCCAACGGCGGGCACCCGCCGCCCATGCTGCTGCGCGCCAGCGGCTCGGTGGAACGGCTGAACGAGGGCGGCCTGCTGCTGGGAGTGTCCCCGGATGCCGGCTACCCGGAGGGCGAACTACAGCTGGAGCGCGGCGACCTGCTGGTGTTCTACACCGACGGGGTGGTCGAAGAACGCTCGGGCGACGATTTCTATGGCGACGGCCGGCTGGAATCCGCCCTGGCCCGGCACCGCCACCTGCGCGCCCACCGCCTGGTGGACCGGGTCATCGAAGACGTGCAAGCTTTTAGCGGTGCGCCACTTGGAGACGACGTCACGGTCGTGGCGATGAAGTTCCTCTAA
- a CDS encoding endonuclease/exonuclease/phosphatase family protein → MRAVHWNIEKALRRAGIERALREEPGLADADLVLLNEVDVGMARSGNLDVAASLGAALGRFAAWAPMFLEITAGRDDDVAAAGGRGNAEGLLGLAGLSRWPLGAVRVVELPSPSEFQFEVERMFGRHVALVAEVLRPGAPFVAVAAHLEVHRGRAHRAAQVRAAAEALRGETRPVILGGDFNTHTFDRGVPLASLRAGLPLLLAPEAALERRFVRPFEGRTREFLFDELRDAGFAWEPFTDFAPTLRLRFERVREARGLSTLLGPFRNAVLARMERRALLKLDWFAGRGWSGGRGWTVVGLDGPEGLSDHAPVGAEFR, encoded by the coding sequence GTGCGAGCCGTCCACTGGAACATCGAGAAGGCCCTGCGCCGCGCCGGCATCGAGCGGGCGCTGCGGGAGGAGCCCGGGCTCGCGGACGCGGACCTGGTGTTGCTCAACGAAGTGGATGTGGGCATGGCGCGCTCCGGCAACCTCGACGTGGCCGCCTCTCTGGGCGCGGCGCTGGGGCGGTTCGCGGCGTGGGCCCCGATGTTCCTGGAAATCACCGCGGGGCGCGACGACGATGTGGCCGCCGCCGGCGGACGTGGGAATGCGGAAGGCCTCCTGGGCCTGGCGGGGCTGTCGCGATGGCCGCTGGGCGCGGTCCGCGTTGTGGAGCTTCCCTCTCCCTCCGAATTCCAGTTCGAGGTCGAGCGCATGTTCGGCCGGCACGTGGCGCTGGTGGCGGAGGTGCTGCGCCCCGGCGCGCCATTCGTGGCCGTCGCCGCGCACCTGGAAGTGCACCGCGGGCGCGCCCACCGCGCGGCGCAGGTGCGGGCCGCGGCGGAGGCGCTGCGGGGCGAGACCCGCCCGGTGATCCTGGGCGGCGACTTCAACACCCACACATTCGACCGGGGCGTGCCCCTGGCTTCGTTGCGCGCGGGCCTGCCGCTGCTGCTGGCCCCGGAAGCCGCGCTGGAGCGCCGCTTCGTGAGGCCCTTCGAGGGGCGCACGCGCGAGTTCCTGTTCGACGAGCTGCGGGACGCGGGTTTCGCGTGGGAGCCGTTCACCGACTTCGCGCCCACCCTGCGGCTGCGCTTCGAGCGCGTGCGTGAGGCCCGCGGGTTGTCCACGCTGCTGGGGCCGTTCCGGAACGCGGTGCTCGCGAGGATGGAGCGGCGGGCGCTGCTGAAGCTGGATTGGTTCGCGGGCCGCGGATGGAGCGGCGGGCGCGGGTGGACGGTGGTGGGGCTGGACGGGCCGGAGGGGCTCTCGGATCACGCCCCGGTGGGTGCGGAGTTTCGCTGA